The sequence GAGCGCGGAGAGTGTGATGGGAGGGTCAGAACAGAAAGAGGCAGCTAGGCCTGCAGGCTgtgagcggggcggggggcagttgTTATCTTGAGGCCTCCTCTGAGGGTGTGACAAGGGGAAGGGCAGGACTAGGGTGCTGATGGGGGGAGACATCCGCGGGGGCGGGGTGCCGCTGGAGACGGCCAAGAGTGTGAACGCAGGACAGGGAGCTGGGAGTGGGAGAAAGGAAATCGTATTCGTCGGCGCGTGCCAGCTTATGTCCTGGTAACAAACGATCCCCAAATCTCAGGGTCTTAAAacgtttttttctttgtttcattttccttctctgttttctacTCACATGCCATGCCTGTTACAAGACACGGTTACTTAGAGCCCCGGGCGGATGGAACAGCCACTGTATTGCTGGTCGCCATGGGGGACGGTGGGGGAGCTCTGGAAGGTCTCAAGACGGGAACTAAGTCATCCATTCAGAAGGGACCTTCCACTgaggattctttttatttttttaatttgagagagacagagagagagagagaaagagagagggaatcccaagcaggctccacactcagtgcagaacctgacacagggctcagtcccatgaccctggcatcatgacctgagccgaaatcaggaggaggatgctcaaccgaccgagccacccaggctttacCCAAGCACAACGGGCCCGGGAAGTGCAGTCTTACCACACGCAGTGTGACCACAGCATGAGTGACCACGCGGAGGTGGACTGGAGGTGTCATGGGGACAGAACTGAGAAATGCTGGGTGCCCTGGATGTcggacagagagggacaggcgGGAGTCGAGGATACTGACAGCGGTCACAGTAACAGCTCTCGCTCAcagaggacctactatgtgccagccactgctCTAAGTGTCTTATAAGGATTCGGCGGTTGCCACCTCACAAAAACCCTGTGAGGAGATGACATCATGATCTTTATCACCATTGACGGGAAGTTGGAAACCTATTGCCTGTGGGTCAAATCCTGCCGCTTATCTGTTTTTGTACAGTCTGTGAGGCAACAATGGGTCTTACGTCTTTAAACGGTTgggaaattttcatttcctttttttcttttttttttaatgtttatttattttgaggaggggggggagagagcacaagtgggggaggggcggagggggagagagaatctcaagcaggctctgtgctcagcgcgaagcctgacgcagggctcgatcccacgggcTCTGAGGTCACGCATAACCTGATCCATGATCGAgagctggacgcccaaccgactgagccacccaggcaccccgatatgGCCgggtacatttttttcaaaaaacagtaTCTCGTGGCCGTGAAAATCATGTGCAGTTCAACTTTCAGTGCACGGAAGTGAGGCATTCTCAGAGCACACACACAATGTGCTTGCCCATGGCTGCTTTCTGCTACAAGGGCAGAGCCGCGTAGCTCCGCAGAGACCGCGTGGCCTGCAAAGCCTGTAATATTTGctctatctggctctttacagaaaaggtttgccaaCCCCCACGTCAGGTGAAAACCCGAGGCGCAGAGCGATCTAGCGTGTTGCACGAAGGCACCCACCGGCTGGACGTGGGGGGTTGAGCAGGAAGCCAAAGTGcggccgcggccccgcccccccccccccccccaccgggtgCCTCCGGCGCTCCCCACACGTCGGATCTGAGGGGCCGGGTTCTGTGTGGTTATGTAACTTGTAGACCTAAGAAACGTGCCGTGAAGAGCGGGGGTTTGGGGGGTCTCTTATACTTGGTGTCATCGGTGGGCAGTCTGATGAGTCAGCTGGGGGGAAAAGGCATCTCAAAGAGAAAAGGCACTTTTCGAGGAAAGCGGCTGGGAAGACAGCAGcatttgggggaaggagagaggagaggggcgaAGAAGCCTGAGCAAGGACCAAGGGAAGGCTGGGAAATTGAGGGAGGGGCAGCTGAGGAACCCGGTGATGGGAGGCAGGagcctgcgcccccccccccccccccagcggccGATGGGTCACTGTGGGCGTCCCGACTGCCCCGCGGCGAGTTCCCGCTGCGTGCAGCCGCCTCAAACAGCACACACGTGCCACACGGTGGTTCCGGAGGCCCCAGGTCCTCAGCGGGTCTCACGGGCTTTGCCCCCGCGAGGCCCACATTCCTTCGGGAAGCTGCAGGGGGCCATCTGCTCCCTGACGTCTTCGGCTTCCGGAGGCCACTGGCGTCCCCAGTCTCACGGTCCCTGCCACAATCTCCAGAGCCCGCAACACGGCCTCCTGACCCTGGCTTCCACGGTGCCACCCTCTCTGACGCTCCTCTTCTGCCTCCGTCCTAGAAGGACCCCGTGGCTGCCCTGGGGGCCCGCCTGGATGGCCCAGGACCGCCGCCCTACTTGAAGGCCAGTGGATCAGCCACCTTCGTTCTCTGTTGCCAACCTAACCTAGTCCCAGGCTCTGGGGATCGGGACGCGGGCGTCTCTGGGGGGAGCCGTTTTCTGTCCCCCACAGCTCCGGGGACACTAAAACTCACTGCCTTTGGGGCCCGCAGAACATTTTCGGGTGGCTGTCTGCCTTTCTGGGGCCCTGAGGCAGAGGCGGTGCGTGAGACCCCCTAGGGGCTCGGGCACGGCTCCCACTGCGGACAGTGCGTGTGGGCCACCCGGGCGCTCACCCAGCTGGCCGCCTGGACCCAAGCCGCCCCGCCCACGTCCTCTCCCTCAAACCCCCAACTACTGGGCCCGAACCGGCCGTGCCGAGCGCTCTGTCCCCGGGCCTCTGGCCCTTTCTCCAGCGGTTTCTCTGCCTCACGCACCCCCCCTTCTTGAAAACCGCTACAGTGCCCTCAAGTGGTCGCTCCTTCTTGCTCCCCAGTGAGTGCTCGGGCCCTTATCACACTGTCCCATGAATGGTCATTACCTGAGGTTCCTTGAGGGCAGATTCCAGGTTCCCCcaactccctctgcccctgcccctgcattCTGCTTGGAGCCTGACCCGGAGGGAACATCCAGCAAATCGGTTTCCGGGAGGCAGAAGTCAAAGAGGGGCGCACGCTGATGCTCAAGGAGCCGAGCCCATGGGGGTGAAGCCGAGAGCTTGTCCCGTCCGGGTCTAGGGAGAGCCGAGGACAGCTGGACATTTGTGGCTGGggctgtgtgtgttggggggtggggatagagggaaggggaagcagaGACAAGGGGACGGAAGGCctgggtgggggagcagggcacTTCCTCACGtgcctgagactctgcatttccgTCTTTGCCCGCCCAGGAGCGCCCAGAGCCCGCCGGTCAGGGGAGCACGGCAGGACCCTCCTGAGCTCCGGCCTCCCCAGCATGGACCACTACTGCGAGGCCGTCAACCGTTCCAGCAATGACACCACAGGGATGTCTCCGGGGGCGCAGATGACCGGCCAGGTGCTCCTCCGGTCCATCACGGTGGTCGTGGCCCTCTGCGGGTTGGTGGGAAACGGGGCCGTAATCTGGCTCATCCGCGCGTCCGTCAGGAAAAACCCCTTCTCTGTCTACAACCTCAGTCTTGCCGCGGCGGATCTCATGCATCTGTGCTTGCAGATCGTGTTCTGCGCACGCCAAATCCTGAAGCCCTTCCTCCACCGCTGTTTTCACCTTCCTGGCATCCTTATGGTCCTCAGGTTCTCGTCCTACTTCACTGGCCTGGGTGTCATGACCGCCATCAGCCTCCAGCGATGTCTCTCGGTCCTCTTCCCTATTTGGTACCGGTGCCACTGCCCCAGGCACCTGTCGGCCGGCGTGAGCGCCCTCCTCTGGCTTCTGACCTTTCTGATGAACATTCTGAGAGGCCATGCCTGCGGCCAGCTGTCCAGCCCGACCACTCGCTTCTGCCCTGCGCTTGTGGCTATCATGGACGCGTGGGTCGTCGTCCTCTTTGTCACCATGGGCACATCCAGCCTGCTGCTACTCCGCCAAGTCCGCGGCAGCGCCCGCCTTCACCTGCCCAGAAGGCTCTACCTGGTTGTCCTGCTGACCGCCCTGGTCTTCTTTCTGTGCGGCGTGCCCCTCAGCGTCATCAGGTTCCTGATATGGAAAGTGAAAAGCCAGGCTCTCAATGACGTCAGCGTCCTCCTGTCTTGTGTCAACAGCACTGCGAACCCTGCCGTTTACTTCTTCATCGGCGGCCTTCGGGGGCGGCCGCCGAAGGCGCCCCTCGCGGGGGTCTCTGGAGGACcccaggggaagagacagagcccGGGAGAGGCGCCGGCCCCGCCCAACAGAGAGGGCGGCACCTGACGGGTGGTGATGCTCTGGTGGGAGTCACGCCTCCCCGGCAGCAGGAAGGAGAGCCCCCGGGTCAAGCCCCGGCAGGCCGAGTCCTGCGACAGCCTCCCCTTTATAGGCAAACCGAGGACAGACGGCCAGAGCAGACTCCCCGTGTGAAAAGGCGCATCTTCGGGCCCGTTGCAGCCCGCTGCCAACTTGACCTTCCGAAGTGTGTCGAGGGGACCGATGGAGTCACGCCTGGCCACGGCAGACGGTCGCTGCTTCCAGGCTTTGCCTGACCGCGACAATACTGGAAGTTTTCAGCTTTGAGCAAGTAACGCGGCTAAAATTCTTCTGGGCGCGGGTCGGCCCTTTGCAAATGGCGTGCCCTTGTCCTTCGTCCATTTTTCTGGCCTGTTCTAGGGTCTCATGACACTTTTTCTTCCCAGACTTCTGAGGGATGCACCTGCTGGATGCAATGTCTTCCCAAACTCTACTTTGGTCTTTAGAATTCCACTGAAACGAACCTTAGTGGACCGAGTTCTGCCTGGATGGGCCACACAAGGCCGGTCCCGGGCTTGGCTGCTTCAATAAACCCTTGGTGCCGGGAGACTTGTGTCTTCATGAGGTCCCTTACATCGCTTTTGTTGTCGAGGGGCACGTTTGGCCAAGGCTTCAGGACCTTCTGGCGGCAAGAAAGGCTGTAGGGGCTCGTGGTTCTTAGGAGAGTCCCCGGGACGTGATGAGTCTCCTGAGATCCTGGGTGGGCCCTGAGGTGAGGACTCATCTTCCCTAGGAAGCAGGCTGGGTCTGGTCTGTGATGGGGCTGAAGAAAGCCAGCATCCCTCAGACACGGGCTTTTGGCTGCCGAGAGGGACTGCCAGCTTCTCACTAGCTGGGCTCTGGTGACCAGCCtataactgggggggggggggggtcactacCCTATAACTGGGGGGACACGACCCTACATCTGGGGGGACATGACCCTGTAACTGGGGCACGCCACCCCGTAACTGCAAGGACACTGTGACTGGGCCCGAGGATGTTCCACGGTGTGCCGTCCCCTCCCCAGGGAGTCAGCAAGGTGCCAGTCCTACCCGCGACACCTGTGGGGTGACAAGGCCCAAACTAAGGGTGTCACCCTTGGTAGCCGTCCTCTCAGAGGGTGATGCTGTGACGTGAGGGTCCCTGCCTCAGCTGCTGACCCCACGCTCACATCTCCTGGGTCCCATCTGTCCCCACCCTCACAGGCCAAAAGCGCCCACTCACCAGCTGTGCCGGAAACTAGCCCCGGGCGAGGGCGACACCCACCGGTGCACGGAGGCCACGTCAGTGCCAAGAACAGCGTTACCGGCAGGTGTTTGTTTCTGGATCCTCCCTGGTGGGGGGAGGACCGAGCTCTCCCCGGAGACAAAACTGCCTCTCGGCTTTAGGAGAGTCACCTTAATGGTGTCTCGTTATCACCAGGCGCCAATCTCTCCCGGTTCTGGGGCCAGGGTGCTGGTTGACGCGAGGGGCTCTCCGCTCATGAGCCGATCACCTGCCGGAGGCCCCGCCTGCTAACGCCGTCGCCTTGGgggctaggacttcaacatacggATTTAAGGGGACTCAGACATTCAGAGCGGGGTTTGGGTCTCCAAGGCCAAGGCTTCTGGGGAATACCGATCAGATCACAAGCAGTAAACGGCTTTGCCTCGCTGTGTGAAAGGTCGTCTGTATGTTGGCTTACGTCACGAGATAAAGGgcctctggggggtggggaggagtggctGTTTTGCTTCTCGGTCTGCAGGGGTCCTGGACTCCAGGCATGGACACCGTCTCATGGTGGCGGCCTTGGGAAAGGGGAGAAATGTGTCACCCCCTCTGCTGGGGCCCACACCTTCACTGCAGCCTGATTGATATTTAGCGGCCTCGCTGTCACTGTGGGAAGGTGAGGGGAAGGCCCACCCACAGGCTTTGTGGGCCCAGAGCCCGTGGCAGCAGCCCAGGAAAGGTCCCCTTAGAAGGAGGTGAGGACAGAGCCATCAGAGCCCAGGAGGGGTAGGTACGGGAGGGGCGTGTGCTGTTTGGGACTCTCCATTCATTCTTCCTACTTCTGTAACACCTCCTGGTCCTCTGGTGGcggcggagggggtggggggggtgggtgggggaggggaccctgGTGCTTTAACTAACTGGTTCAGGGATGGGCACCTGACCCAACTGAGCAAATTTCCTGCTGGATTCAAACATGGGAGCTTGTGAGGCTGGGGCCAAGGCAACCTGATGTGCAGCATGAAGGAAGCCCGCGGAGGCAGAGAGGAGCCGAGCGGGGCAGCGGGGAGGAGAGAACCAAGTTCTAAGGACACGTGCACACCCTGGATCCAGCCAGACCTGAAGCCGTCCCAAGCCCTGTGCTGCTCTGCACGTTAACCAAAACATTCTTTTCCTTGCTAACCAGTTTCTTTTCCCGGGTAAGGCTTTGGGCAGGGGCAGACCGGCACAGACCCCAagctgcctctgccccctcccggGTGGCGTGGGGCCCCTCCCAGCCGGGCTTCGCTCTGCACCAGGGAGGCTGTGGAACTGAGGGGGGCCCTCACCCCACAACGTAACGGACTCAGGTCCCAGAAATCACACGCtctttatttgagtcttttttaagGAACCAGAGCAAGATCCCGCCCCCTCGCGTGGAGGGAGACGCTGGCACACCGTTCTGGGCGCACCGTCACCGGCGAAGTGGAAgcctcggcggggggggggggggggcgtcagtCCACGCCATCCAGGTCCTGACAGCCTCTGCTCTCGAGCCGCAGCACCTAGATGGAGAAACCACGCGCACGTCCACGGCGGGACGCTCACAACCACGCTATGGAACACGCCGGTTCACGCCCAGCTAGGGGGGCCGTCGCGGGACTGGACGAGCAGCTGCGAGGCAGTCCCCACGATGCGCAAAGACGTGGGAGGGTGCAGAGCACGTGCACTGGGCAAGTCTGGCAGGACGCGCCTCAGCGCATCACGGGGTCCCTGCCGGACGAGGACGCCATGGAAAACTGCATCCGCCCACACGCGTCCTCGGAGGGTCTATGCTTGCCCGTTACTTGGCTGCGTGGCCCCCAAACCCCATTCCTGATCTGGGGGACCCCACCACGGAGCGCCCCCGGGGGAGCCAAGCCCCGCCTCCCCCAACTCCTCGTCTGGAGGCTGGGCTGTCCCGG is a genomic window of Acinonyx jubatus isolate Ajub_Pintada_27869175 chromosome D1, VMU_Ajub_asm_v1.0, whole genome shotgun sequence containing:
- the LOC128311709 gene encoding mas-related G-protein coupled receptor member X2-like — encoded protein: MDHYCEAVNRSSNDTTGMSPGAQMTGQVLLRSITVVVALCGLVGNGAVIWLIRASVRKNPFSVYNLSLAAADLMHLCLQIVFCARQILKPFLHRCFHLPGILMVLRFSSYFTGLGVMTAISLQRCLSVLFPIWYRCHCPRHLSAGVSALLWLLTFLMNILRGHACGQLSSPTTRFCPALVAIMDAWVVVLFVTMGTSSLLLLRQVRGSARLHLPRRLYLVVLLTALVFFLCGVPLSVIRFLIWKVKSQALNDVSVLLSCVNSTANPAVYFFIGGLRGRPPKAPLAGVSGGPQGKRQSPGEAPAPPNREGGT